The following proteins come from a genomic window of Misgurnus anguillicaudatus chromosome 10, ASM2758022v2, whole genome shotgun sequence:
- the mrpl13 gene encoding large ribosomal subunit protein uL13m isoform X1: MSSYSRSAQQWATFARSWFLIDARLQPPGKIATMCSVRLQGKHKPIYHPLSDIGDHVVVMNTKHIAFSGNKWEQKVYSSHTGYPGGFKQLTAAQMHKKDTTAIIKLAVYGMLPKNLTRRTMMQRLHLFPDDVLPEDILKNLTEELPQPREIPRKLSEYTQEERNAFPMLWTPPEDFRMK, from the exons ATGTCTAGTTACTCAAGATCGGCCCag CAATGGGCGACATTTGCTAGATCCTGGTTTCTTATAGACGCCAGGCTGCAGCCTCCAGGGAAGATTGCCACTATGTGTTCAGTGAGGCTTCAAGGAAAACATAAACCTATTTATCATCCACTGA GTGATATTGGAGATCATGTGGTGGTCATGAACACCAAACACATCGCATTCTCTGGAAACAAATGGGAACAGAAAGTGTATTCATCTCACACTGG TTATCCCGGAGGATTTAAACAGCTCACTGCAgcccaaatgcataaaaaagaCACAACAGCT ATCATTAAACTGGCAGTTTACGGCATGCTCCCCAAAAACCTCACGAGAAGGACCATGATGCAACGGCTTCACCTCTTCCCAGATGAT GTACTTCCTGAGGATATTTTGAAGAACCTGACAGAGGAACTTCCCCAACCCAGAGAGATTCCTCGCAAGCTCAGCGAATACACGCAGGAGGAGCGAAATGCTTTCCCTATGCTCTGGACCCC
- the mrpl13 gene encoding large ribosomal subunit protein uL13m isoform X2 yields MSSYSRSAQQWATFARSWFLIDARLQPPGKIATMCSVRLQGKHKPIYHPLSDIGDHVVVMNTKHIAFSGNKWEQKVYSSHTGYPGGFKQLTAAQMHKKDTTAVLPEDILKNLTEELPQPREIPRKLSEYTQEERNAFPMLWTPPEDFRMK; encoded by the exons ATGTCTAGTTACTCAAGATCGGCCCag CAATGGGCGACATTTGCTAGATCCTGGTTTCTTATAGACGCCAGGCTGCAGCCTCCAGGGAAGATTGCCACTATGTGTTCAGTGAGGCTTCAAGGAAAACATAAACCTATTTATCATCCACTGA GTGATATTGGAGATCATGTGGTGGTCATGAACACCAAACACATCGCATTCTCTGGAAACAAATGGGAACAGAAAGTGTATTCATCTCACACTGG TTATCCCGGAGGATTTAAACAGCTCACTGCAgcccaaatgcataaaaaagaCACAACAGCT GTACTTCCTGAGGATATTTTGAAGAACCTGACAGAGGAACTTCCCCAACCCAGAGAGATTCCTCGCAAGCTCAGCGAATACACGCAGGAGGAGCGAAATGCTTTCCCTATGCTCTGGACCCC